The genomic DNA GCTGTACCGCCACGCATCGGCAGGGGGAGGACGATGAAGGTGAACTCCCTCCCGACCAGTCGCTTGAGATTGTTCAACTGTTGCACCATCGGAACTCCGCCTTTGAGGAAGGCGGTGTGGGTGGGCTCCCACCACTTGTCCGGGTCATCGATAGCGATGAGATCGGTGCAGAAGAGAGTGATTCCACGCTCGACCAGCCAACGTGCGCTCTCGTCGGTCACGTGCGGCCGTTCGGTGAAGAAGTCCTCGGTCCCCCAGTTCACGTCCTGACCGGTGCGCAGCACGACGGCCGTCCCGGGGCCGATCGTCTTGCCACTCGCGCGCTCGGCCTCGGCCAGATCCCGCGGTTCGATCGGTTCATGTGCCCGTTTGTGGGAGACGTCGAGAAGGTGGCCCGGCAGGATCAGGTTCTGAAGCGGCACATGATCGACGGATACTCCATTCTCGTCGAAATGAGAGGGGGCGTCGAGGTGGGTGCCGGTGTGCTCGCTGAGCAGCATCATCTTGTTGTGCAGGGCGCGGCGTCCGTCGCTCGGACGCCGAGTGTTGTCGAAGTCGTCCACGGTCCAGAATGCGGTGATCTTGGCGGCGTGACAGGGCATCCCGGTGTAGAGCTCGTGCCCGAGGTCAACGATCTCGTCGAAGTTCATTGATCTTCTCCAGGGTGATGCAACAATGGCTTAGAGGCCGACGGTGGTCAGGGAATGGAGAAACCGTTTAGTCTCCGGCTGTTGGGGCGCCTCCAAGATTTGGACTGGCGTGCCCTGCTCCACGACTCGCCCGTTCTCGATGAAGATCACCCGGTCGGCGACGTCGCGGGCGAAACGGATTTCGTGGGTCACTACGAGCATTGTCATACCGCCGGCGGCCAAGCGGCGCATGACGGCGAGCACCTCGCCGACCTTT from Mycobacteriales bacterium includes the following:
- a CDS encoding cyclase family protein: MNFDEIVDLGHELYTGMPCHAAKITAFWTVDDFDNTRRPSDGRRALHNKMMLLSEHTGTHLDAPSHFDENGVSVDHVPLQNLILPGHLLDVSHKRAHEPIEPRDLAEAERASGKTIGPGTAVVLRTGQDVNWGTEDFFTERPHVTDESARWLVERGITLFCTDLIAIDDPDKWWEPTHTAFLKGGVPMVQQLNNLKRLVGREFTFIVLPLPMRGGTASPVRPVALLHQ